The DNA sequence GAATTAGATGAGAATCTTCTGAAAAAGAGTGTTTCGTCCATTATGTCAGAGGTGATTGGTTTATCAAACACGATAAATGGTTTCAGAAACTACTATATAGCTAATAATGAGCTGGAGGAGTTTAACTTAGAAGATTTGATAAACAGCACAGTAATGATTGTAGAAGGATATTTTAAACTGAAAGGTTTTACCTTCAACAAGGAGTTTGAAGATGGATTGAGGATAAATGCTTATCCGAATGAGTTTGCTCAGGTCTTATTGAATCTATTGACAAATGTTCAGGATGTGTTTGAAGCGAGGCATATTACTAACGGCATAGTTAATATAAGGGTATATAGAGACACTGATACTAACACAACAGTAATAACCATTGCAGACAATGGCGGCGGAGTGTGTGAGGAGAATATTCATAAGATATTTGACCCATATTTCACTACAAAAGATAAATCCAAGGGGACGGGGCTCGGTTTGTACATTTCAAAGTTAATCATAGAAAGGAGTATGAACGGCACTCTTTCTGTAAAAAACACCGATGGCTGGGCTGAGTTCAGGATAGAGATATGATGAACGGTACAGATAAAATGAAAGTGCTAATAGTTGACGATGACCCAGTTATCAGGCAGCTTTTTAGGCAAATATTGAAGAATATTTATAAACTATCGTTTGCCACAGGCGGCGTGATGGCGTTGGAAAAAGTAAAGAAGGTGACGCCTGATATAATACTCCTCGATATTTTAATGCATGGAATGGATGGATACGAGACGTGCAGGAGGCTAAAGGCTGACCCTGTAACTGCCGATATTCCGGTTATCTTTATCAGCTCCGTAACTGATATAGATGAGAGATTTGAGGCA is a window from the Nitrospirota bacterium genome containing:
- a CDS encoding HAMP domain-containing histidine kinase; amino-acid sequence: ELDENLLKKSVSSIMSEVIGLSNTINGFRNYYIANNELEEFNLEDLINSTVMIVEGYFKLKGFTFNKEFEDGLRINAYPNEFAQVLLNLLTNVQDVFEARHITNGIVNIRVYRDTDTNTTVITIADNGGGVCEENIHKIFDPYFTTKDKSKGTGLGLYISKLIIERSMNGTLSVKNTDGWAEFRIEI